In a genomic window of Parus major isolate Abel chromosome 26, Parus_major1.1, whole genome shotgun sequence:
- the FMOD gene encoding fibromodulin: MPWATTLILILAGFCGSALGQYNEEEDLAWLQYYLRQSRVSSYNYVPYYEEESPAYAYSYPSATDSEPEPEPEPQQAAPWRCPQECDCPPNFSSAMYCDTRNLRYLPFVPSRMKYVYFQNNLITSIQEGAFDNATELEWLALHNNQISSEKMGKRVFGKLQRLERLYMNNNNLTRLPGPLPRSLRELHLSYNQISKVPSNALEGLENLTALYLSHNFIFELGASLKGLKSLILADLSYNNLRKVPDGLPASLEQLYLEYNYINAIPDDYFQVSPRLLYVRMSHNSLTNQGLSSNTFNSSSILELDLSYNRLQKIPRVNTNLENLYLQGNQINEFSISSFCSVVDVMNYSRLQVLRLDGNEIKRNAVPPDAPLCLRRATVIEI, encoded by the exons ATGCCTTGGGCCACcaccctcatcctcatcctggCCGGGTTCTGCGGCTCCGCCCTGGGCCAGTACAACGAGGAGGAGGACCTGGCGTGGCTCCAGTACTACCTGCGGCAGTCCCGCGTCTCCTCCTACAACTACGTGCCCTACTACGAGGAGGAGAGCCCCGCGTACGCTTACTCCTACCCCTCCGCCACCGACAGCGAGCCCGAGCCCGAGCCGGAGCCGCAGCAAGCCGCGCCCTGGCGGTGTCCCCAGGAGTGTGACTGTCCCCCCAACTTCTCCTCGGCCATGTACTGTGACACGCGGAACCTGCGGTACCTCCCGTTCGTGCCCTCGCGGATGAAATACGTCTATTTCCAGAATAACCTGATCACCTCCATCCAGGAGGGAGCCTTCGACAACGCCACGGAGCTGGAGTGGCTGGCGCTGCACAACAACCAGATCAGCAgtgaaaagatgggaaaaaggGTTTTTGGGAAGCTGCAGCGCCTGGAGAGGCTCTACATGAACAACAACAACCTGACCAGGCTGCCCGGCCCGCTGCCGCGCTCGCTGCGGGAGCTCCACCTCTCCTACAACCAGATCTCCAAGGTGCCTTCCAACgctctggaggggctggagaacCTCACGGCGCTGTACCTCAGCCACAACTTCATCTTCGAGCTGGGCGCCTCCCTCAAGGGGCTCAAGTCGTTGATTCTGGCCGACCTGAGCTACAACAACCTCAGGAAGGTCCCCGACGGGCTCCCGGcgtccctggagcagctgtaCCTGGAGTACAACTACATCAACGCCATCCCCGACGATTATTTCCAGGTGTCCCCCAGGCTGCTCTACGTGAGGATGTCCCACAACAGCCTGACCAACCAAGGGCTCTCCAGCAACAccttcaacagcagcagcatcctggagCTGGACCTCTCCTACAACCGGCTCCAGAAGATCCCACGGGTCAACACCAACCTGGAGAACCTCTACCTGCAGGGGAACCAGATCAACG agTTCTCCATCAGCAGTTTCTGCTCCGTGGTGGATGTCATGAACTACTCCCGGCTCCAGGTGCTGCGGCTCGACGGCAACGAGATCAAGCGGAACGCGGTGCCCCCGGACGCGCCGCTGTGCCTGCGCCGGGCCACCGTCATCGAGATCTGA